A genomic region of Elaeis guineensis isolate ETL-2024a chromosome 9, EG11, whole genome shotgun sequence contains the following coding sequences:
- the LOC105051306 gene encoding uncharacterized protein isoform X19 yields the protein MSSLELSASGLGRSTCEEIPPSYRSRIDSSFFAIVVVVAPLKSSTPFFISSISPSTLHKQLQAMVFFGVLASLQVLVLIAIAYIKKDNCAEDVENQLGEKTKAEKNPTPRQSYHEFVAFLQRHCPSQAEKSCGRKDNHPMVSQYHDDTGNNTLDQILQQPDLSPATTGRGAREPDEDGSVTHGNLELQYCPSQAEKSCGRKDNHPMVSQYHDDTGNNTLDQILRPDLSAASTGRGAPEPDEDDIVTHGNLELDPS from the exons ATGAGCTCATTGGAGCTATCGGCTTCTGGGCTTGGTCGCAGCACCTGCGAGGAAATTCCCCCATCCTACCGTTCCCGCATCGATTCGTCGTTCTTCGCCATCGTTGTCGTCGTTGCTCCTCTCAAAAGTTCGACACCCTTTTTTATTTCTTCGATCTCTCCTTCCACTCTCCACAAACAACTCCAAGCCATGGTTTTCTTCGGTGTTCTAGCTTCTCTCCAAGTCCTCGTCCTCATCGCCATCGCCTACATCAAGAAG GACAACTGCGCCGAAGATGTCGAGAACCAGCTGGGGGAAAAGACAAAAGCCGAGAAAAACCCGACACCCCGACAGAGCTACCATGAA TTTGTTGCCTTCCTCCAGCGGCACTGTCCTTCACAAGCTGAAAAATCCTGTGGCAGAAAAGATAATCATCCCATGGTGAGTCAGTACCATGATGACACTGGGAACAACACATTAGATCAAATACTCCAG CAGCCAGATTTATCTCCAGCAACCACTGGTAGAGGTGCACGTGAGCCAGATGAAGATGGTAGTGTAACTCATGGGAACTTAGAGTTG CAGTACTGTCCTTCACAAGCTGAAAAATCCTGTGGCAGAAAAGATAATCATCCCATGGTGAGTCAGTACCATGATGATACTGGGAACAACACATTAGATCAAATACTCCGG CCAGATTTATCTGCAGCATCCACTGGTAGAGGTGCACCTGAGCCAGATGAAGATGATATAGTAACTCATGGGAACTTAGAGTTG
- the LOC105051306 gene encoding uncharacterized protein isoform X17, whose translation MSSLELSASGLGRSTCEEIPPSYRSRIDSSFFAIVVVVAPLKSSTPFFISSISPSTLHKQLQAMVFFGVLASLQVLVLIAIAYIKKDNCAEDVENQLGEKTKAEKNPTPRQSYHEFVAFLQRHCPSQAEKSCGRKDNHPMVSQYHDDTGNNTLDQILQQPDLSPATTGRGAREPDEDGSVTHGNLELQYCPSQAEKSCGRKDNHPMVSQYHDDTGNNTLDQILRQPDLSAASTGRGAPEPDEDDIVTHGNLELVQAG comes from the exons ATGAGCTCATTGGAGCTATCGGCTTCTGGGCTTGGTCGCAGCACCTGCGAGGAAATTCCCCCATCCTACCGTTCCCGCATCGATTCGTCGTTCTTCGCCATCGTTGTCGTCGTTGCTCCTCTCAAAAGTTCGACACCCTTTTTTATTTCTTCGATCTCTCCTTCCACTCTCCACAAACAACTCCAAGCCATGGTTTTCTTCGGTGTTCTAGCTTCTCTCCAAGTCCTCGTCCTCATCGCCATCGCCTACATCAAGAAG GACAACTGCGCCGAAGATGTCGAGAACCAGCTGGGGGAAAAGACAAAAGCCGAGAAAAACCCGACACCCCGACAGAGCTACCATGAA TTTGTTGCCTTCCTCCAGCGGCACTGTCCTTCACAAGCTGAAAAATCCTGTGGCAGAAAAGATAATCATCCCATGGTGAGTCAGTACCATGATGACACTGGGAACAACACATTAGATCAAATACTCCAG CAGCCAGATTTATCTCCAGCAACCACTGGTAGAGGTGCACGTGAGCCAGATGAAGATGGTAGTGTAACTCATGGGAACTTAGAGTTG CAGTACTGTCCTTCACAAGCTGAAAAATCCTGTGGCAGAAAAGATAATCATCCCATGGTGAGTCAGTACCATGATGATACTGGGAACAACACATTAGATCAAATACTCCGG CAGCCAGATTTATCTGCAGCATCCACTGGTAGAGGTGCACCTGAGCCAGATGAAGATGATATAGTAACTCATGGGAACTTAGAGTTG
- the LOC105051306 gene encoding uncharacterized protein isoform X20 — translation MSSLELSASGLGRSTCEEIPPSYRSRIDSSFFAIVVVVAPLKSSTPFFISSISPSTLHKQLQAMVFFGVLASLQVLVLIAIAYIKKDNCAEDVENQLGEKTKAEKNPTPRQSYHEFVAFLQRHCPSQAEKSCGRKDNHPMVSQYHDDTGNNTLDQILQQPDLSPATTGRGAREPDEDGSVTHGNLELQYCPSQAEKSCGRKDNHPMQPDLSAASTGRGAPEPDEDDIVTHGNLELVQAG, via the exons ATGAGCTCATTGGAGCTATCGGCTTCTGGGCTTGGTCGCAGCACCTGCGAGGAAATTCCCCCATCCTACCGTTCCCGCATCGATTCGTCGTTCTTCGCCATCGTTGTCGTCGTTGCTCCTCTCAAAAGTTCGACACCCTTTTTTATTTCTTCGATCTCTCCTTCCACTCTCCACAAACAACTCCAAGCCATGGTTTTCTTCGGTGTTCTAGCTTCTCTCCAAGTCCTCGTCCTCATCGCCATCGCCTACATCAAGAAG GACAACTGCGCCGAAGATGTCGAGAACCAGCTGGGGGAAAAGACAAAAGCCGAGAAAAACCCGACACCCCGACAGAGCTACCATGAA TTTGTTGCCTTCCTCCAGCGGCACTGTCCTTCACAAGCTGAAAAATCCTGTGGCAGAAAAGATAATCATCCCATGGTGAGTCAGTACCATGATGACACTGGGAACAACACATTAGATCAAATACTCCAG CAGCCAGATTTATCTCCAGCAACCACTGGTAGAGGTGCACGTGAGCCAGATGAAGATGGTAGTGTAACTCATGGGAACTTAGAGTTG CAGTACTGTCCTTCACAAGCTGAAAAATCCTGTGGCAGAAAAGATAATCATCCCATG CAGCCAGATTTATCTGCAGCATCCACTGGTAGAGGTGCACCTGAGCCAGATGAAGATGATATAGTAACTCATGGGAACTTAGAGTTG
- the LOC105051306 gene encoding uncharacterized protein isoform X18, which yields MSSLELSASGLGRSTCEEIPPSYRSRIDSSFFAIVVVVAPLKSSTPFFISSISPSTLHKQLQAMVFFGVLASLQVLVLIAIAYIKKDNCAEDVENQLGEKTKAEKNPTPRQSYHEFVAFLQRHCPSQAEKSCGRKDNHPMVSQYHDDTGNNTLDQILQQPDLSPATTGRGAREPDEDGSVTHGNLELQYCPSQAEKSCGRKDNHPMVSQYHDDTGNNTLDQILRQPDLSAASTGRGAPEPDEDDIVTHGNLELDPS from the exons ATGAGCTCATTGGAGCTATCGGCTTCTGGGCTTGGTCGCAGCACCTGCGAGGAAATTCCCCCATCCTACCGTTCCCGCATCGATTCGTCGTTCTTCGCCATCGTTGTCGTCGTTGCTCCTCTCAAAAGTTCGACACCCTTTTTTATTTCTTCGATCTCTCCTTCCACTCTCCACAAACAACTCCAAGCCATGGTTTTCTTCGGTGTTCTAGCTTCTCTCCAAGTCCTCGTCCTCATCGCCATCGCCTACATCAAGAAG GACAACTGCGCCGAAGATGTCGAGAACCAGCTGGGGGAAAAGACAAAAGCCGAGAAAAACCCGACACCCCGACAGAGCTACCATGAA TTTGTTGCCTTCCTCCAGCGGCACTGTCCTTCACAAGCTGAAAAATCCTGTGGCAGAAAAGATAATCATCCCATGGTGAGTCAGTACCATGATGACACTGGGAACAACACATTAGATCAAATACTCCAG CAGCCAGATTTATCTCCAGCAACCACTGGTAGAGGTGCACGTGAGCCAGATGAAGATGGTAGTGTAACTCATGGGAACTTAGAGTTG CAGTACTGTCCTTCACAAGCTGAAAAATCCTGTGGCAGAAAAGATAATCATCCCATGGTGAGTCAGTACCATGATGATACTGGGAACAACACATTAGATCAAATACTCCGG CAGCCAGATTTATCTGCAGCATCCACTGGTAGAGGTGCACCTGAGCCAGATGAAGATGATATAGTAACTCATGGGAACTTAGAGTTG
- the LOC105051306 gene encoding uncharacterized protein isoform X21: MSSLELSASGLGRSTCEEIPPSYRSRIDSSFFAIVVVVAPLKSSTPFFISSISPSTLHKQLQAMVFFGVLASLQVLVLIAIAYIKKDNCAEDVENQLGEKTKAEKNPTPRQSYHEFVAFLQRHCPSQAEKSCGRKDNHPMVSQYHDDTGNNTLDQILQQPDLSPATTGRGAREPDEDGSVTHGNLELQYCPSQAEKSCGRKDNHPMQPDLSAASTGRGAPEPDEDDIVTHGNLELDPS; this comes from the exons ATGAGCTCATTGGAGCTATCGGCTTCTGGGCTTGGTCGCAGCACCTGCGAGGAAATTCCCCCATCCTACCGTTCCCGCATCGATTCGTCGTTCTTCGCCATCGTTGTCGTCGTTGCTCCTCTCAAAAGTTCGACACCCTTTTTTATTTCTTCGATCTCTCCTTCCACTCTCCACAAACAACTCCAAGCCATGGTTTTCTTCGGTGTTCTAGCTTCTCTCCAAGTCCTCGTCCTCATCGCCATCGCCTACATCAAGAAG GACAACTGCGCCGAAGATGTCGAGAACCAGCTGGGGGAAAAGACAAAAGCCGAGAAAAACCCGACACCCCGACAGAGCTACCATGAA TTTGTTGCCTTCCTCCAGCGGCACTGTCCTTCACAAGCTGAAAAATCCTGTGGCAGAAAAGATAATCATCCCATGGTGAGTCAGTACCATGATGACACTGGGAACAACACATTAGATCAAATACTCCAG CAGCCAGATTTATCTCCAGCAACCACTGGTAGAGGTGCACGTGAGCCAGATGAAGATGGTAGTGTAACTCATGGGAACTTAGAGTTG CAGTACTGTCCTTCACAAGCTGAAAAATCCTGTGGCAGAAAAGATAATCATCCCATG CAGCCAGATTTATCTGCAGCATCCACTGGTAGAGGTGCACCTGAGCCAGATGAAGATGATATAGTAACTCATGGGAACTTAGAGTTG